GAGGGGCAAGGTCAGGGGCAACCCGAAGCCACCCCACTCTCCCCTCCtcgcttaaaagagaactaaaccctaaaaattaatatggataaatatgccatattttctatattgaacttattgcattAGCCTACATTTTCAGTTTCTAAATAAATTTCCGGGTTAAagcctggaaattcagctcttaaagttacaagaggtggctttttgctgaaAGCCACCCCTTGTAACTTACCACCCACTGCCATGTGAGGCAAGGTTATCAGCTTGATTAgtatttttatcctttatttatatagcaatgtaatattctaaaGTATttcacagagattatacatcatttgcaTAGGTCCCTATGCAAATGTCTGTCATTTGGATTTTTCTTGGGCCAGTTCTTTTTGTTATGATATTTCTTAAAGTGTCACTGTAATGGATGCAATATTCTTGTGACTTGTTCCGTATGAAGTCtgaattttaatgtaaatatgtatattttctcaataaaaaatTCCCTATGCAaatgtctgtccaaatatttatggatttaACTGTATCTATGTATACTAGTTTTTCCAAgagatttataataatataacctTTTGATTTGAAAACTAATGATCCAGCTGCTGAGAGATGGAGGTACTGTTGGTGTGTCCTGTGGACAGAAATAAGAACCTATGTTTAGAGCAGTGCAGTTCAGATTTTCATATATTGAATCAATAATCCGATATACAGTCATTCTTAAggcagattataaaaaaaaatgaagccatACACATAGTGCAGTGTTGAACTTACCTTCCAGGGTACCCGGACTTTTGGCTGATGGGTCCTGGCCTTAGTGTGCCCTTTGTGAAGCATAGAGCATTATCTACCTTTTTCAGGTTCtgcttttgtttcatttattCTCAGCAGTGAGGCCGATAGGAAAAAATTAGTTTAGGAGTATGTGATGGGGTCAGGGAAATGACCAAAATGCCTAAATGTATAGCCACAAATAAGCAGAACCCAGAGAAGCTgttaaaaaggggtggttcatctttaattaACTaacaagttaaattttagtatgttatagagtggccattTCTTTTATAACTTTTGAATtggttacaattatttttttttacagtttctaaaTTACTTAACTTCTTCTTGTGACtatttccagccttcaaatggtggtcaccgactcccataaaaaaattcaagtgctctgtgtggctacaaatttattgttacttttttttactcatatttctattcaggcactctcctattcatattccaggctcttattcaaataagtgcatgttgctagggtaatttggaccctagcaaccagactgatgaaattgcaaactggagagctgctgaataaaaagctaaacaactcataaaccacaaaaaatggaaaccaattgcaaatgttcttgctgtattactctctacatcatcaacTCAAAAGGAAACAACTTCTTTAATTATAAAAGGCTGGGGTGGGGAGTTCTCTATCTGTACAATGTCTGTTTGTGCTGTCCTTGGCATTCTTTTTGTATCCATTGCATTGCCATGCGCTCTCACACAACCTATACTATCATTAATGCAACAAATGTAACGCACAAGAGAGCACAGTTGCTGCCAAAGAATTAGTCCTGAATGTGTCTTTTTGGAAGGTGCCAAACTGATTACTGTGATATCTccatatataaaatgtctcccatagacttaagtGAATCGGCATTGAGTGGACAAAGAACAGTGCCTTCTTGGTAACAATACTCCGTTACAATTGAACAACTAATCTCTCAAATATGGTGAGACCAGAGCAAGAAGAAATGGTTTTAGGGCCCCAGCAGGTGGTCGTTGGTGCCCCAGTGCAAGAAGGAAGAAGCTGAGAGGCTTATAGACctgtaaatatttacatatacatttatttacttacTGTATACCCAAGTGCTTCTTTTGAAACCTTGCTTACACCTAGCCACCAAGTCACTGCACCTACAAACAGCTATGTTTGTTTCACTTTATTGCAGATTTTGTTCTCTACCATTtctataaaatattctgtttgtttTCAGGAACATTAAGTTGGGTGACTCAGCATCTAATGTGCTTTTCCTCTGCTGCAGCTGCAGTTCCAATTCCTGCatgttaagggctcttactgacgagcatttttacctgcgctcgtcagtaagagccctacgATGATGTATCCAACAATGATGTTCCTGGATAACTCAAAAGGTATGGAAATCAGCATGGTCTACTGTAAGCAGGACTGAAATATTACCAGTAATAGAGTATATCATATTCAGATATCAATGATACATATGAAACCTGTGTACATAAGTAATAGTGGGGTGCaagagaaattattttattatttatttgttctaCCCTAAAATCAGCACTGCAACACTGGGCTTTAATATTTTTAGGCATACAATTAAGCACACACCTACATGTATTTACCTGCCATCCCACTGCACAATTTTGAATAGAATGGAATAAAAGATTTACAGCTGCAAgtatcacacatacagtatatgctagaATGGTTTTGGGAACTTACTCCATAGATGACCCTTCCCACCTACTGGCATTTCCAGAAATGCATGTATGTCCAATTCAGAAGCTTGAGAGCCAAAATAAACTTGCAGTCCTTTATCAAAAAGGGAAGGAGGGGTTGGTGGGTTCTGAGTATTACACAGCCTGCTAAAAATATACTGGGTATCAGAATGTTTAGTTTGCACAGACATTCTACAATGAACAGCAGGCACATGTCTCTAGGGACATTATTTTCCCTTCAATTAAGCAGTTTTATTACTAGCATGGAAATCCTTTGCCACATACAAAATCcatagtacttaaaggggttgttcaccttccaaacacttttttcagtttagttgttttcagattgttccccagaaataactacttttttcaattactttacattatttattttttgctgtttttccaaaatcgaagtttaaagttgaatgttcgtgttgCTGGTGTTTGAGTCTCGCAGAtaagtaattcaggtgcagactctaaactgttacaattttgcaacatttagttgatacatttctcagcagcatctctggagtattagcaactattgtatcaattctaacagctgcctgtaatgaaacccagagattctgctcagcagggacaaagataagaaatgtatcaactaaatgtatcaatttagaacagtttacaaggcCGGTGatcctcctcccagagctgctttagaaggtgaaaaaaaaaatcagttgtttaaaggtgaaccacccctttaaaattattaGATGTTTGTATTTTATGGTATGTATTTTTTTGAGAGAAGTGAAGGGTTTTTTAGGAGTCTGTGTGCTGGCCCTGACACATATAACCCAGGAACAAGAACAGTTAATCATACCAACAGACAGGAATTGAACTTAAATTTTTCTCCCTCAAAGTGCAAGTCCCAGACCTTCCACTGGGGATCGGCTAGGCTACAGGAAGCTTCAAATTTCTTTCTCCAGCCTAGCCAATCCTCTTGAAGCTGTACTGGGACTTATAttttgaaggggaaaaaacaggaaataaagctttttcttaaattttttccccttctcttgATTCCTTATTATCAGTCTGGTTTTGGAAGGCATAGCCTTCCCTAGCCTAATATAAATCCACCCATGATTATTTGCCCTCATACACTACACATTTAAAATGGGGACCCATATTTTGTCCCCCCACCCAAAATCTACAATTCTGACTGTAGCCCTCTTTACATTCTAAGGGGAAGAATGACATTCAAATAAATGACATTTAGATGGACAGCCACGGCAGTTCAGTGGCTAGCACTGCTTTGGGGTCCCAAGATTGATTCCAGGAGGCTACCTGCATGGAGCTTGTATATTCTCCATGTATATATAAGTTTTCTGCAACACTCACAAAacctacaggcaggttaattggaaAGTCTAATTTCCAGGAATCAACCAAGTAGTGACCAGTGAAAATGTTGTGTAAATTGCTGCATGACATGTTGTGCTattcaaataaagtaaaataatatatgaCTTCAAATGTATTGATTCACATTCACTCTTACACAGTTTGCTCCTGCTTTCTGCTCCTATACATCAAAACAGGATGAACTAATACATAGGCACTCAAGGCAATGTGCATGTATGGGAGTATGTAAATGTATTGtagtttataaatatattgtaaatagtttaattttttaataccaactacagcaaaataaagatgtagttaaatacattatattgaaGTTCTGGAGTCTAGGTCAGCACAGTGCATAACATAACAATATCAGTATTTTCACAATACATAAGTGATGCTCAAATAAATGTATAGacctggcaggctgttattttccATTCAGTtaggaaaaatatataatgttttgtATTCCCACAAAGACCTTAGCCACTGCATACAAAAGTACAGCAGACAAAGTTGTATAATACATAGAAATTCTCTAGTAGTAATGGTATAGGAATATTGGTAACTGTAACTGTCCAAAAGCATGAAATGCGGCAAAAATGTTAACACCACACACTGACAAAAAGCTGCATGTGTGCTGCTGGAGGAGGACACGATGAACCAGAACGAGGCAGGCGTCTAAAGGAATTTAGGGGCAGAAAATGCCAGGATGTCACTTCCACAGGCCTTGCAGATAACTACAAGGGACCCAAGTGTAACAGTTACTTTTCTGATCATGcgtattgcttaaaaaaaaaaaaaagctatctggtactttataaataaatattccattACTCAAGCATGTTCTTTAAcgttacatttatataaatacttgtttAAATGGATTAAGAAAACAAAAGTATACAAATTGACAATAGCGAAACACAACTTTGCTCAGTCTTTACTAAATTTAAATATGGTCAAAAAGTGGCATTTCCCATagtctctctctttctcgctCTCTAACTTTACAATGAACACTAATTCAGTTATATAGTAATTAACAGCAACTTTAGATATAGCAAATGCTAAATACTCCACACAGCTTGCCAAGAAGCAATTTTAAACATTCTAATGCAATTTACCTGAGCGTCTTATGGCACTGTGGTAATTTGATGTTGGTCTCAGAGCTTACAGAAACacctgatttgattattttctatgtatataCACTACCTGAGGAAGTCCAACAATGCTGTGATCCCTCTTTGTCTTGTTTTAGGGGCACTAATAGTAGGAATTAACGGTCTGTAAATATACAAGCAATGGCATTTTGAGGTCAAAAAATTTAACTATGTGTTATAGATAGAAGCATAGCACATGATAAAAGAACAACATTGCTCATCTTTAAAATAGTTCCATTATTCTAATAAAGTGCCAAGgtgccaaaataaatatataaaatcagctCAAATAAACCATTCCTTACCATAACATTTTTAAACCATCCTGCAAATCACTGCAAGACTCAGCAACAAAGAAAGAGAATACTGTAATCTTAAGAGCAGAATTTGGATCCTTCAAAGCAAATGTACACTCTTCATAACAACTAATGCCCACCACCAGCAAGGTCTCTGCTTATGTTCTAGGAGTAGTGACATATTTTGCAATGTTAAATACAGACTTATTATGTTTCTGTTGTGTAGTTGCTATAAGACCTAGATGAAAGAGAGGTAAGGTGGCTATTCCACTGCCTTCCAGAACTTGTGGCATTTTGAGATTCTGCCGCTTCCTGCTGTTTATGTTTGTCAAGTAGTTGCTTGGCTTCATCTTTATCATGAAAAGTACTCTCCCCATAAGTATCTTTCAGCCACGTCCTGAActgggggggaaaaagaaaaattaaaaaacaaatactatatacacacatccCAAGACAATTTctgcaaagaaaaacaatattcttAATAActagggtaaaacatttttacaaatgtatgtgTCATTACATAAAAGGGATACATTTTTTAGTTAACTTTGTAATTGTATATGGTTCAGTGCAAGCTAAGCAATGGTACAGTGAACTTCCAGGCATTTGATGCTACCTAACCTGAGAAATTGTTAGAGTTGGGCAAACAGGTGTTGATTTGCCCTTGATCCCTTGTGTATTGGGATTTTCTAGCTTTTTGCAATCAATATCTGATCAAGCCCATATGAGACAGCAATTGGAGAGGCTGCTGTTTTGCCCCCCTACATGGGGCAATTGTTTGATGACTTAGTCAACAGAGCCAAATGAAATGTGGTGGCCAAATTGCTCTTCTCGATCTGCAACAGCTTTCCATTCACCTGGATAGAAAATGACAGGAGCTGGCAGGTAGATCTATTGAGGGAGCTATATGAAAATACCAACCACACTAAATAAAGGCTATATTCCAGGTCCCAagagcagagccaggccaagccgGCCAGGCGCTTTAGGCAACCTGGCCCGTCATGGCGTTGGCTGGGCAAGCTTATGCTCACAAGCGCAAACAAACGCTCACGCGCATGCGCCGATCAACACGCATTTGGCAAAACAACGCAGAAGTGGGCCATCAGTCAAAGATGGGATCGGACTAGGGGTAGCAAGCAGAGGAagtactctgcctacccctagttccggctctgccCAAGAGTCTCAGCATACTAATTGAATttgcaacaaaaacataaaatatgaattttatttacaatccacataggttaAAATACACTATCCcataaacacaaacaaacatgGCACACACTTGGAGGGCCCCCTCAGGTGAATAAATATATTATGCGAGTATACCTCTGTACTTCCCATTATCGATATATTTAAGACACTTAGAAATTTTGTGCCTTAAGTTACTAAAGTATGGATGCATTTTCAAGAGTGGGAGCAAGAAAAAACTGGTACAAAGTGATTCCTTCATACGTATCATTAAAAACATCTCATAAAAGATAAATGGAACATGGTTTGTTGCCAAATATTAAGCAGTCCAAATGGCCCAAGAATAGTCCTGTAAAAGCGTTATTCTTGCATTGATACAAAGAATACAAACACTAATCATTTACCTCTAGTACTGTTCAGAATTTGTATTTAATTGTTATATTTGATGTATACAACTTTTATTGTAAGATgtggtggaatatgttggtgctttataaatattttaataataattatgataCACATTAATGGCCAAAAAAATGTTCCCCCAAAAGTGCTCAAACAATGTTGCCAAATCAGCACATTCTGACAATGACAAGCATATGCAGCTTTCCTACACTGCTTAACTGCATATATTAAAACTTCCTGTTAAATACTGGAAGCAAAGAATGATTActctaaaatattattattatcaaagaCAACATACTTAATTcatgattttgttatatttgatATATGGATATCTCTATAAATCATTATAATGAGTAATTTGGGCAATGAAACTTAAATTACATCCACAAGCTCTTCAGTCTTATATAGCAAAAAGTTCAGGATGGAAATTctctttattaatataaaaaccAAATAAGAGCTTGTAACACTTTTAGACTGTATTATGACATATTTCTGAATTTGTGTGGCTTCTgcatttgtatatgcaaaataaaaatgagggcTATTGATTGGCTGATTGATGGTACGAGACCACTGAGCAAATGTTCTTTCTAGTGGCAAAGACAGGaaagcaacatattttttttactatttctggCCTAAAGTAATTTTTCTGCACCAGTGAAAATGAGTCAGCATTCAAACATGAATTCCAAGCAGTGCAGCAATGCAAGCGGTAATAAAGACTGAAAATAACTGTTTCTGATGAAAAATACCAGCTGTTACATGCAAATTTGCTTATTTTCTAATAATATTAACAAGTATGAAACTTCAAGAAATCTATACTAACTATCCATGATTCTGCAATTCTAGAATTGATTAGATTCTGCTGTACTGTATAAGTATCACTTACATGGTGGACTTCACATTTTCCAAAGTCCTCAAGCTGCTTCTGGAAGCCCATATTTGGGTTGGCGCATGTCCTTGCTCCCCTGACGGCAGACAAGGAATCTTCCCATCCAAAATCTGTGACTGTCATAACATAGGCTACTACTAATGTTACACTTCTGGAGACTCCAGCCAAACTGATAAGTAAAATAGATAAAAACTGTACGTCAGAATCAAGCTTTGCATTCAAACAGGGATTCAAAGTTGGTCTCTTGGTTGGTTGCTAATGAGCAAACATGATACATGAGATATATGACCCAGAAGAATAGTTAACACCCCACAATGTTTTCTAAACTCTAATATGATCTCAAGGATAAAGGtcttaaatgaaaacaaatctgaGTGAGCATGGACATAATTTGCTCCTAACTTTCCTGCACAGGCTGTTTTCATAaattacatactgaacttatagGGAACATAGGAAGAAACTCCAGCCTGGAAATGGCCATAATTCCAGGGTTATGACCAATAAACAGCAGTAGTGTCagaaccataaaaaattaaatgaaaagcctaatgcgttttgtgcctaGCGGGAACACTTACTTATACAAATACTATGGAAAACGAGTCCAACACAACTTGTGAGTGATTTCTCAAATTAGGTGCTAATTAGTGTCCATATAGGAGCATCAAGCTAAAGTTGCAAAAGTGAGAATAGTGGGCACAATTATGCTGGGATTCTGGGGAAAATCTCTgcaacactgaactgttcctgccTTATTAGGATTTATAATTATAGGATTTATAATTGGTTCCGGATGGTCTAGGGCAGGCCTGGGGGCGGGATGTGGTCCCATTATGGTCGCTGCCTATACTATAGTTCCACAGAATGACAGACTAGCTTATACACATGCAATATACTTGATACCTGGTCCACTACACTAACATTTTTCTATGGAACAGCTTTCCtcactcaaccccccccccccaatgtctGCTAATTGATTTCAAAATTGTTTTTGTGATCACTTAAACTGTTGTAATTAATTCTTACATCTTAATTGAGTTTGTTATTTATAGCACAAAATTATTTGACAGGTTATTGGCACTATCACTCAAAGTGTCAATGttggggatgggcgaatttgacctgttccgccaaaaatttgccgccggcaaaatgtcgcgatgcccattaaagtataACGCACGGTGAAATTTTTTGACGCGCGcctttttttgtcacacaatgccattcaagtctatgggcgtcatttctgcggcaaaacaagtggaaacaattcgcccatccctaaagctGGTGAAGCCAGCAGCCTATGCATTTGGTCCTGCACATCAAGAGTCCTGTACAGcttggcaggtctggactgagaattaaaataggccctggcatttcaggtacacagaggcccaatcagcccacatagaggcccaaacagcccccaccagcctactaaatactgactttatatgggaccttatagcagcccctctggcatttgccagaacccacagattgccagtccgggcctgcagctTGGCATGATATAATGATTATGCCGTCACCCCCCAGCACATCAGTATTACAGACACATCTTCTAGTTCACAAATAAGCAatctattagtatgatgtaggaaccaaaaaacatgagaaaatggTCCACAAAAATGCTATGTGTTTTACTGGATAAACTATCTTTCTCAGAAAGGACAAAGACTGCTAAGCTGTGACATGTGGAAGGCATAATATCAAGCTTTGGAACACGTCTTATGATTTCCAGTTGTGACTGGACCTATGGATAGCAGCAGTGGCAGAGCTGTGAGCAAGAAGCATAGACAGTTAAGCactttgggtattttttttttttatggtatgaactaaaatcatttcaaactatattaagcattttttattagaaacctatTAATGTGTGTAAAGGTACAAACCAGTGAACAAGGCAGCCTTCCCCCTTCAGTCGGCATTCATGTATAAATGCTATGCTGTCCTTAAAATGCTGTATCCTAGAAAGTAaggcaaaaaatgtattaaacttaATGCGTACTGTAGTCTTTCAGGTTACAATTGGTTTAGAGTAGTTGTTTTGCAACTTTGAATCCATGATTTTAATATACAATATTGTACATATAAAAATGTGCATACTAATTAAGTATTTGCAAATGTGTGCATTTAGTccacagataaaaataaaaatgcacaaagaAAGAAAGATCATTTTTAGATGAACAGTACACCTAAAAAGTAtcaatattatttgtttttagttgcgTTCTTCTTCATGTGCACAGATTTTATAAATTAACAAAACTGCCTGATCCTACAGAAGTAGGAAAAATGAGTGTAACTATTGTTGAAGTGCAAGAAGTTATGCACTCTGACATCACACACCAATGCACATGGACTTaatatttacaaacaaaaatacatatttccagAATCAGGTTACTGGATGTgtctggatttgctgagtaatggTAACATTCCCTGCTTTCACTCCAAGAGGAGTAATGGATAAAGCTGATCTGAATCCTATAGTTTATGACATATTATTTGGACCTGGGGATCTGGAATACGGAACCCCATGCCTtaaggatacaaaaaaaaaaaaagacaatagcattaaaaaccattaaaacccCAAATGGGTTGTTGTGATATCAAAAGAAACCAAAAATTAACAAGTAAGCAGATGGATTTATATGCTACAGTAAGGCAATTAGCCAGCACTCACCAAGTTTTTCAATCTCTTGTGAATTAGTCAGGTGCACGTTAATCAGTGTCTACTCCAACCGACTTTAAATATCCAAGAAacgtagcagacagcaccatccagggatacaatgggccattgtttggcttgaaatgTTGTATCTGTCTAGATTGTGAAGCCAAAAAGtaactaataaaggcttttttaattgTATCCCtggatggtgctgtctgctacatttCTTGTATGCTAGAGTCCCagaatttcaaataataaaactgtCAGACTAAAGAAAGTTGTATATGTCTAAGCAAGACTTTTACAAGAACCACCCCAAAATTATGTACAGTGGGtgattattaatatttaaaatgaaaagccTATACTTAATAGTTAATCTAAATCAGTGTAAAAAAGGATACAGCTTTGCTTTTATTGGGAATTCAAATTAAACtattaaaatagtttaaaataaatCTCTTAGATAATAATATATGTGCCCAAAGGTAAAATATATACCTTTTGGACACACAATCATTAGCTGGGCTTATTTAAAAAAGAGTCGTAAATAGTAATAAGACAATCTGATCTGTTTAGTTTCTCACTGAAAAttcaacagacaaaaaaaatttaccaaATGCAGTTTATGGACAATAGTTTTTTTGACGCgtaacaaattttttcacccattggagtctataggtttatttttcactgTGGAGCATGATAAAATTTCAGACGGCCTTCAAGTCCCAGAATGTCATGTTTAGACTCAACTGCCTCTTTTAGGTTTCATATGATGATCATCAAAGGTAGTAAACTTTTCTAGTTCTGAGCACATAAGGGGCACTATATCTGCCCTTCTGAAATTTGACTGAAGTACAATATTGGCAAGTAAGAAATGCAAGGataatttgttaaataaaaacaacatgaaTGACACAAAAATAGGGATGATTCTTAATGCATCTGCCATTGAGGGTTGAATGCCTATTTTGGACAGCTAGAAGGAGAAAACAAATAGGTTTATGGAAGGGTTACATCCCATTTTAAGATAGTTGTAGCCACTATTGAAGCCTCTGAATCTTAAGAGCATTTTATTTTGGATTGCGTGTAAGAATGCATGTATACCTTATATAGTGCTGCTAGTGTATACATTGTGCCACAGACTTTTAAAAGGATGGAGTTGTCAATTGGAGACTAAAGACTATAATTTAAGGGGGTGCAGGGCCATTAATAAATGTTGAGCTAACTGAAGGCATGTTAAaaatttatttatgatttattggTTATAGATGTAGATCAGCAGATGTAGATCAGCTTACAAAAACTAGAATACCTAAACACTTACATGAATTGGTTAATGAAAGTCGAGGCTTGAGACTTCACATTTGTCAAAGTAAACAATTCATGTTTTAAAAGTCAAATATTTTTATCTAATTAACTAATTACTAAAATAGTACAAAACCCATGCCTCAACTTAATATCATACATAGCAACTTATATAAATGACTTACAAGTTCTGACTTGGTGAATCTGAGGCTGGAATGCAGAGATATTTCATACCCTGTACAGGCAAGCCaaacatttatatgaaaaaaagtaattaatgtaataaatataacaGTAATTCCAAAAATGTTCATGTTTCAATATTATAGCAGTTGCATGAATATGACAGGAAATCAATATTATAGTGACTGTACATAATATAGCTAGTTTTTCAGGTGAAGAGGATTTCACCAagtatattttcacttttaaaataTTCACCGGTAAAATGGAATACAAGATATTTGCGGTCACATTTGTCTTTCTTTAATAGCATGTGCACATAAATTACAATGTGCTACTCTCTGACACTCTAGGCAAGTTAATTAAAAAAGCCTACTTCTCTTTGCACTTTTAAACCAAAAATGACTATGTATGCAAATAAATAGAAGCATTAGGGGAATCGCTATTCAAAAatcttgacaaggggactcctccaTTGACCCTGCGCCTTTAGCCTTCCCGTTGAACTATGCATAATATTTTTGAGTGCTTTTATGAACCTCAGACCACAGCTTAATAAAGGTCCTACagatataacactatataacaccatgttgcaaaaaaataaacataggcTACATCTGATGCATCGTCTTAAATTTTAGTTAACCACAGTTGAGGCATCTATGTTCAAACTGAAGAGAACCAGTCTTCACTGTTAAATACTCTTTGTTCAGCTGTCATTTGGCATGTCAACCTCCACAAGTACACACTGCAGGCTAAACAAACATTTACACATGCCCTTAATCTCAGCCATTCTGtgctcagtataaaaaaaattctaaatattcaaaataattctgtaagtaaatgtatatgctaGATACAAATGCTTTCTGTATATACCCTCTGTACCTCATAAGTGCATGTTTTCTACCTCTCTACCCTAGTGGACTTAGTTTAGCCCTCTGTCACACATTTTACACTAGCATAATTGTTCCTCTTTCCAAAAAGCAATtcagcaattaaaggaaaactatacccctagaATGAATACTAAACCAACAGATAGAATGTATAATATTAAATGGCCTATTAAGGAATCATACCAAACTATAATATAGATatctgtaaatattgcccttttacatctttttcctttagcccccattttatgatattctctgtgccatctcagagatcacctgaccagaaataatgcagctctaactgtaacaggaataagcgtgagagtaaaagacagaactttgtccattaattggctcatgtgacgtaacatgtatggtttgtttggtttgtttgtgtgcactgtaaatctTATGgtcccaggggggcggcccttagaatttaaaatggcaattttctatgtagGATTAACCAGTGGCACACgctaattaaaaaagtatatttttagggAAATGGTTTAGATGAAAcacagttttacatatgagctatcttatgcaatatatttatatagagacccACATTATTCAAAAggatagttgtcctttaataaatgaggttatggtggccatagactgTTGACAATATACAAGCACACA
This is a stretch of genomic DNA from Xenopus laevis strain J_2021 chromosome 6S, Xenopus_laevis_v10.1, whole genome shotgun sequence. It encodes these proteins:
- the dusp22.S gene encoding dual specificity protein phosphatase 22; this translates as MGNGMNKILTGLFLGNFKDARDVEQLHKNNITHILSIHDSARPMLEGMKYLCIPASDSPSQNLIQHFKDSIAFIHECRLKGEGCLVHCLAGVSRSVTLVVAYVMTVTDFGWEDSLSAVRGARTCANPNMGFQKQLEDFGKCEVHHFRTWLKDTYGESTFHDKDEAKQLLDKHKQQEAAESQNATSSGRQWNSHLTSLSSRSYSNYTTET